From a region of the Triticum aestivum cultivar Chinese Spring chromosome 7D, IWGSC CS RefSeq v2.1, whole genome shotgun sequence genome:
- the LOC123171359 gene encoding putative disease resistance RPP13-like protein 1, whose product MEASIAAVTGELVSRFISFLMNKYHSLSHAQSKKVVDRLQHLLMRVSIVVEEADGRYITNSGMILQLKMLSDAMYRGHRTLDTLRYQTLQDSADSSSSSLHLSIPSKRSRTKTENNDKAMCLESEGALESLEIAVANMVEFVVLLGGCERMSRRPYDIYLYTNNFMFSRHAEKQKLLRFLLEHNDSPGDHAPAVLPIIGGGGVGKKTLVAHVCGDEQVRSRFSSILHLNGDNLLAILDHGRTMFGMMLVVIEFASDVVDDDWENFHSFLIRMSRGSKIIIISKLKRLARFGSVQPIFLSVLSYDELRYLFKTLAFGSVDPAEHPQLVQIADEFTWELHSARGSLVEINVFADALRRNHHAQFWRCILDKGMKMVKRNLSSYGLHPNKLIEQGRPVDITDLALHPLSLLPYTIKEESPSVTLGDLLADPSVRPQRDFTLIAWKSRIPPHRSYLHCVTSRAQDVHEGGALPGRKRRGLQI is encoded by the coding sequence ATGGAGGCTTCCATAGCTGCGGTTACAGGTGAATTGGTGAGTCGTTTCATCTCCTTCCTGATGAACAAGTACCACTCCTTGAGCCATGCACAATCAAAGAAGGTGGTGGACAGATTGCAGCACCTCCTGATGAGAGTCAGCATCGTCGTCGAGGAGGCTGATGGGCGGTACATAACCAACTCTGGGATGAtattgcagctcaagatgctgtcAGATGCCATGTACAGAGGACACCGCACGCTGGACACCTTGAGGTACCAAACACTCCAAGATAGCGCCGACTCATCTAGCAGTAGCTTGCATTTATCCATTCCTTCCAAGCGTTCTCGAACAAAAACTGAGAATAATGACAAGGCCATGTGCCTCGAGTCAGAAGGAGCCTTGGAAAGCTTAGAAATTGCAGTTGCTAACATGGTAGAATTTGTTGTCCTCCTGGGTGGGTGCGAGCGCATGTCTCGTAGGCCATATGATATCTATCTTTACACCAACAACTTCATGTTCAGCCGACATGCTGAAAAGCAAAAGCTCTTGAGATTCTTGTTGGAGCACAACGACTCTCCTGGTGATCATGCACCGGCAGTTCTTCCGATCATAGGTGGTGGTGGAGTTGGAAAGAAGACATTGGTTGCTCATGTTTGTGGCGACGAACAGGTTCGCTCACGCTTCTCCTCTATTTTGCACTTGAATGGAGACAACCTATTGGCGATACTTGACCATGGAAGGACCATGTTTGGGATGATGCTAGTCGTTATTGAGTTTGCTTCTGATGTAGTTGACGATGACTGGGAAAATTTTCACTCATTTCTCATAAGAATGAGCAGAGGAAGCAAGATCATCATCATAAGTAAACTCAAAAGATTAGCCAGGTTTGGATCTGTGCAACCTATTTTCCTAAGTGTTTTATCTTATGACGAGTTGAGGTACCTCTTCAAGACACTGGCATTCGGGAGCGTAGACCCTGCCGAACATCCACAACTAGTACAAATAGCAGATGAGTTTACCTGGGAGTTGCATAGTGCCCGAGGTTCACTTGTTGAAATAAATGTGTTCGCGGATGCATTGAGAAGGAATCATCATGCTCAGTTTTGGCGTTGCATATTGGATAAGGGGATGAAAATGGTTAAAAGAAACCTGTCTAGCTATGGTTTGCATCCAAACAAGCTTATAGAACAAGGCCGTCCAGTGGACATAACGGACCTTGCTTTGCATCCGCTTAGCTTGCTACCTTACACAATCAAGGAGGAATCACCAAGTGTGACATTGGGGGACCTTCTTGCAGATCCTAGTGTTAGACCGCAAAGAGACTTCACACTAATTGCATGGAAATCAAGGATACCCCCTCATAGATCATATCTTCATTGTGTTACAAGTCGTGCTCAGGATGTACATGAAGGTGGTGCCTTGCCAGGGAGGAAGCGACGAGGACTGCAAATCTGA